A genomic stretch from Helianthus annuus cultivar XRQ/B chromosome 1, HanXRQr2.0-SUNRISE, whole genome shotgun sequence includes:
- the LOC110870101 gene encoding UPF0481 protein At3g47200 isoform X4, protein MERGGDLEFGEVELIQDTIQGLSSFVENEDNHTNRFSSSIHRKPEETTFTTERGGDLEFGEVDSIQNGVENEENHTNRFSPSIHRRKPEETTFTMERGDLEFGEVELIQEIMSSTMVGDTNMIQDSVVQRLLCHVKKEKEESHINQFSPSNYMAPRTLRDMSPSSFNPQVVSIGPLHKEDEKVQAFEVRKTSYLIDLMRRAKSPPEEILKLCVEKVYTSLEKIKACYLWTKACGDTEIAYMMIMDACFILEFLFRYWIYDAKVYEEGVLQHSVIFYDLVLLENQIPFFILDEIFQCTVLKFRPNASLLELIYPVLDFANIFKERININAISVNNTHHILSLLHQCYKPPDNIKKGSLKSTIPSVMNLDRAGVNFKPNNDPTWLMGMKVELYMFPCFFGSLSKPTLRIPVLEIYDSTEIVLRNLIAYEQSGQTHTYVTSYAYAMDTLVDTQEDVVKLVDSGVLVNALGSNAEAANMINGICKGPILPDFFYEEQWVKLNKYCDAYWPKNIANMKRTYFSSPWNMIALVAGIILFAVTVVQTIFTIKST, encoded by the exons ATGGAAAGAGGAGGCGATTTGGAGTTTGGAGAAGTAGAATTGATTCAAGACACCATCCAAGGTCTTTCTAGTTTTGTAGAAAATGAAGACAACCATACGAACCGGTTTTCCTCATCAATTCACAGGAAACCTG AAGAAACAACATTCACCACGGAAAGAGGAGGCGATTTGGAGTTTGGAGAAGTAGACTCGATTCAAAATGGTGTAGAAAATGAAGAAAACCATACGAACCGCTTTTCACCATCAATTCACAGGAGGAAACCTG AAGAAACAACATTCACTATGGAAAGAGGCGATTTGGAGTTTGGAGAAGTAGAATTGATTCaag AGATCATGTCAAGCACTATGGTGGGAGACACAAACATGATTCAAGACAGTGTCGTTCAACGTCTTCTTTGTCATgtcaaaaaagaaaaagaagagagcCATATAAACCAATTTTCACCATCAAATTACATGGCACCTCGTACACTACGTGATATGAGCCCAAGTTCTTTCAACCCTCAGGTGGTCTCTATTGGACCTTTGCACAAAGAAGATGAGAAAGTGCAAGCATTTGAAGTGCGGAAAACAAGTTATCTAATTGACCTAATGCGACGTGCCAAATCCCCACCAGAGGAAATATTGAAATTATGTGTAGAGAAGGTGTACACTTCACTGGAAAAAATCAAGGCCTGTTATCTTTGGACGAAGGCCTGTGGTGATACTGAAATTGCCTACATGATGATTATGGATGCTTGTTTCATACTTGAATTCTTGTTCAGGTATTGGATTTACGATGCAAAAGTATATGAAGAAGGAGTATTGCAACACAGTGTCATATTTTATGATTTGGTATTGCTAGAAAATCAGATCCCTTTCTTTATTCTTGATGAAATATTTCAGTGCACGGTATTGAAATTCAGACCTAATGCCTCCCTTCTTGAACTTATCTATCCAGTTCTAGATTTTGCCAACATCTTTAAAGAACGTATAAATATCAATGCTATATCAGTTAATAATACTCATCATATTCTTAGCCTTCTACATCAATGCTACAAGCCTCCGGATAACATTAAAAAAGGTTCTCTCAAGTCAACTATCCCTTCGGTTATGAATTTAGACAGGGCTGGGGTGAACTTCAAACCTAATAATGATCCAACATGGCTTATGGGGATGAAAGTGGAATTATATATGTTCCCATGTTTTTTTGGGTCTTTGAGTAAGCCTACTCTTAGAATCCCAGTATTAGAGATTTATGATTCCACTGAGATCGTTTTAAGAAATCTCATTGCCTACGAGCAGTCAGGTCAAACTCATACTTATGTTACGTCATATGCTTATGCCATGGATACACTAGTGGATACTCAAGAAGATGTTGTAAAGCTGGTAGACTCAGGAGTCCTTGTCAACGCTTTGGGTTCTAATGCTGAAGCTGCTAATATGATCAACGGCATATGCAAAGGACCTATATTGCCGGATTTCTTTTACGAAGAACAATGGGTAAAACTGAATAAGTACTGTGATGCTTACTGGCCAAAAAATATAGCAAACATGAAGAGGACTTACTTTAGCAGTCCATGGAATATGATTGCTCTAGTTGCTGGAATCATTCTATTTGCTGTAACGGTAGTTCAGACCATCTTTACGATTAAGTCTACTTAA
- the LOC110870101 gene encoding UPF0481 protein At3g47200 isoform X6 gives MERGGDLEFGEVELIQDTIQEETTFTTERGGDLEFGEVDSIQNGVENEENHTNRFSPSIHRRKPEETTFTMERGDLEFGEVELIQEIMSSTMVGDTNMIQDSVVQRLLCHVKKEKEESHINQFSPSNYMAPRTLRDMSPSSFNPQVVSIGPLHKEDEKVQAFEVRKTSYLIDLMRRAKSPPEEILKLCVEKVYTSLEKIKACYLWTKACGDTEIAYMMIMDACFILEFLFRYWIYDAKVYEEGVLQHSVIFYDLVLLENQIPFFILDEIFQCTVLKFRPNASLLELIYPVLDFANIFKERININAISVNNTHHILSLLHQCYKPPDNIKKGSLKSTIPSVMNLDRAGVNFKPNNDPTWLMGMKVELYMFPCFFGSLSKPTLRIPVLEIYDSTEIVLRNLIAYEQSGQTHTYVTSYAYAMDTLVDTQEDVVKLVDSGVLVNALGSNAEAANMINGICKGPILPDFFYEEQWVKLNKYCDAYWPKNIANMKRTYFSSPWNMIALVAGIILFAVTVVQTIFTIKST, from the exons ATGGAAAGAGGAGGCGATTTGGAGTTTGGAGAAGTAGAATTGATTCAAGACACCATCCAAG AAGAAACAACATTCACCACGGAAAGAGGAGGCGATTTGGAGTTTGGAGAAGTAGACTCGATTCAAAATGGTGTAGAAAATGAAGAAAACCATACGAACCGCTTTTCACCATCAATTCACAGGAGGAAACCTG AAGAAACAACATTCACTATGGAAAGAGGCGATTTGGAGTTTGGAGAAGTAGAATTGATTCaag AGATCATGTCAAGCACTATGGTGGGAGACACAAACATGATTCAAGACAGTGTCGTTCAACGTCTTCTTTGTCATgtcaaaaaagaaaaagaagagagcCATATAAACCAATTTTCACCATCAAATTACATGGCACCTCGTACACTACGTGATATGAGCCCAAGTTCTTTCAACCCTCAGGTGGTCTCTATTGGACCTTTGCACAAAGAAGATGAGAAAGTGCAAGCATTTGAAGTGCGGAAAACAAGTTATCTAATTGACCTAATGCGACGTGCCAAATCCCCACCAGAGGAAATATTGAAATTATGTGTAGAGAAGGTGTACACTTCACTGGAAAAAATCAAGGCCTGTTATCTTTGGACGAAGGCCTGTGGTGATACTGAAATTGCCTACATGATGATTATGGATGCTTGTTTCATACTTGAATTCTTGTTCAGGTATTGGATTTACGATGCAAAAGTATATGAAGAAGGAGTATTGCAACACAGTGTCATATTTTATGATTTGGTATTGCTAGAAAATCAGATCCCTTTCTTTATTCTTGATGAAATATTTCAGTGCACGGTATTGAAATTCAGACCTAATGCCTCCCTTCTTGAACTTATCTATCCAGTTCTAGATTTTGCCAACATCTTTAAAGAACGTATAAATATCAATGCTATATCAGTTAATAATACTCATCATATTCTTAGCCTTCTACATCAATGCTACAAGCCTCCGGATAACATTAAAAAAGGTTCTCTCAAGTCAACTATCCCTTCGGTTATGAATTTAGACAGGGCTGGGGTGAACTTCAAACCTAATAATGATCCAACATGGCTTATGGGGATGAAAGTGGAATTATATATGTTCCCATGTTTTTTTGGGTCTTTGAGTAAGCCTACTCTTAGAATCCCAGTATTAGAGATTTATGATTCCACTGAGATCGTTTTAAGAAATCTCATTGCCTACGAGCAGTCAGGTCAAACTCATACTTATGTTACGTCATATGCTTATGCCATGGATACACTAGTGGATACTCAAGAAGATGTTGTAAAGCTGGTAGACTCAGGAGTCCTTGTCAACGCTTTGGGTTCTAATGCTGAAGCTGCTAATATGATCAACGGCATATGCAAAGGACCTATATTGCCGGATTTCTTTTACGAAGAACAATGGGTAAAACTGAATAAGTACTGTGATGCTTACTGGCCAAAAAATATAGCAAACATGAAGAGGACTTACTTTAGCAGTCCATGGAATATGATTGCTCTAGTTGCTGGAATCATTCTATTTGCTGTAACGGTAGTTCAGACCATCTTTACGATTAAGTCTACTTAA